A genomic stretch from Desulfatiglans sp. includes:
- a CDS encoding DNA polymerase IV, with protein MVRNVLHVHIPSFPITLERLNHPELRERPVVVAPQQSDRALILATSSEARGEGIFTGMAIGKALRFCPELIVLPPNPALVERGSMLLSRAVSEYTPVWEPSKPGHIFLDITGTNRLWGRAKDAAMRISRDINARLSLSGGVGVAGNKMVSSIASRLLPKGGIMDIDQGKESSFMAPLGVDYLPGIGHVKSRMLLEELNITIVKEIAEMEACNLKLIFKNQAWVIHERATGIDPTPVLPPSAEPEISEDVTLERDINDDESLLAELYRLVERCSQRLRKRGLRPGRAGLMVRYSDQLESVRKATLTSQGFWESELYPVIEGLFFRACDRRCAVRFMRVRFTDLKKTAGQLPLFSRPDQGVLKRNSISVAMDRIRGKYGDALVNYGKTIV; from the coding sequence ATGGTTCGTAATGTTTTACATGTCCATATTCCCTCCTTCCCCATAACCCTGGAGAGGCTTAATCATCCGGAGTTGAGGGAGAGACCTGTTGTTGTTGCGCCGCAACAGTCAGACCGGGCCCTGATCCTTGCTACATCATCAGAGGCCAGGGGTGAAGGGATATTCACGGGTATGGCCATTGGAAAGGCATTAAGGTTCTGCCCTGAACTGATTGTGCTCCCACCGAACCCGGCCCTGGTGGAAAGGGGTTCAATGCTTCTTTCAAGGGCTGTTTCCGAGTATACGCCTGTGTGGGAGCCCTCAAAACCGGGGCATATCTTTCTTGATATTACAGGCACAAATCGGCTGTGGGGCAGGGCAAAGGATGCTGCCATGCGCATAAGCCGCGACATAAATGCCCGCCTCTCACTTTCCGGTGGGGTTGGTGTTGCAGGGAACAAGATGGTCTCAAGCATTGCATCAAGGCTTTTACCAAAAGGCGGCATCATGGATATTGATCAGGGAAAAGAATCATCCTTTATGGCCCCCCTTGGTGTAGATTATCTCCCCGGCATAGGCCATGTGAAAAGCCGTATGCTCCTTGAAGAGCTTAATATCACCATTGTGAAGGAGATAGCCGAGATGGAGGCCTGTAACCTGAAGTTGATCTTCAAGAATCAGGCATGGGTTATACACGAGAGGGCAACAGGCATTGATCCCACCCCTGTGCTTCCACCCTCAGCAGAACCTGAAATAAGCGAGGATGTCACCCTTGAAAGGGATATCAATGATGATGAATCTCTTCTGGCCGAGCTCTACAGGCTTGTAGAGAGATGCAGCCAAAGGCTCAGAAAAAGGGGGCTAAGGCCGGGCAGGGCAGGGCTTATGGTCAGGTACTCGGATCAACTGGAGAGTGTAAGAAAGGCCACCCTTACCTCACAGGGTTTCTGGGAGAGCGAACTTTACCCGGTTATTGAAGGTCTCTTTTTCAGGGCCTGTGACAGGAGATGCGCTGTAAGATTCATGAGGGTCAGGTTTACAGACCTCAAAAAAACAGCAGGGCAGCTTCCGCTCTTTTCACGGCCTGATCAGGGGGTCTTAAAAAGGAACAGCATATCTGTTGCGATGGACAGAATAAGGGGTAAGTATGGGGACGCACTGGTTAATTATGGGAAAACTATAGTCTAA
- a CDS encoding four helix bundle protein: MGDFQKLKVWQRAKGLAVSIYKIINQGPLKRDYCLKDQIWRAAISIPSNIAEGDELNTNKQSVNFFYIAKGSAAELLNQAIIAHEIGYIPRQQFELLSEECNAIGSMLSKLIMARSKILP; encoded by the coding sequence ATGGGAGATTTTCAGAAGCTTAAAGTCTGGCAACGCGCTAAGGGTCTGGCTGTTTCCATTTATAAAATAATCAATCAGGGTCCTTTAAAAAGGGATTATTGCTTAAAAGATCAGATTTGGAGAGCAGCAATTTCCATACCGAGTAATATAGCTGAGGGAGATGAGCTGAATACGAATAAACAATCTGTAAATTTCTTCTATATTGCTAAAGGTTCTGCTGCAGAACTTCTCAATCAGGCAATTATAGCACATGAAATAGGCTATATTCCCAGACAGCAATTTGAATTATTAAGCGAAGAATGTAATGCCATCGGGAGCATGCTGTCAAAGCTGATTATGGCCAGATCAAAAATCTTACCGTAA
- the lexA gene encoding transcriptional repressor LexA produces the protein MKLTDKQKDVLTYISGYIGEWGQSPSFDEICTRFGFSSYNTVTTYLKLLEKKGYIRLPEKNMKRSIEVISPVETKRLELPLLGKVAGGKPIEAIENYDVIEVPPSMLGGGDHFVLEVQGFSMQEEGIMDGDFVIVKKQSWAEIGETVVALIGNEATVKKYYKTGKHVELRPAHEGMESIFVEKGDLRIEGKVVGVLRYYK, from the coding sequence ATGAAACTCACAGATAAACAGAAGGATGTGCTTACCTATATATCCGGCTATATTGGTGAATGGGGGCAGTCCCCCAGTTTTGATGAGATATGCACCCGTTTCGGGTTCAGCTCCTACAACACTGTAACCACCTACCTTAAACTGCTTGAAAAAAAGGGGTATATACGCCTGCCTGAAAAAAACATGAAGCGTTCCATAGAGGTAATAAGCCCTGTTGAGACAAAACGGCTTGAACTCCCGCTATTAGGCAAGGTTGCAGGCGGAAAACCCATTGAGGCCATTGAAAACTATGATGTTATTGAGGTGCCTCCCTCCATGCTTGGCGGGGGGGATCACTTTGTCCTGGAGGTTCAGGGCTTTTCCATGCAGGAAGAGGGGATAATGGATGGTGATTTTGTTATAGTCAAAAAACAGTCATGGGCAGAGATAGGCGAAACAGTGGTTGCCCTCATAGGTAACGAGGCAACAGTAAAAAAGTATTACAAAACAGGCAAACATGTGGAACTGAGGCCTGCCCATGAGGGTATGGAATCCATATTTGTGGAGAAAGGAGACCTGCGCATAGAGGGTAAGGTTGTTGGGGTGTTGAGGTACTATAAATAA
- a CDS encoding response regulator, giving the protein MSVNKKSEKFRSLAVTLATGFSVLTMAALVIATTLQMFFSFHAQQKIILTNQKLIAKDAANAVEFFIQEKLTKLESTSRRRNMPITPKKAQEPTLERLMGLEPAFRQLILFDSKREEIARISRITKIASAQPEHFNRDELFQKTKNNQTYIGPVYIDETTSEPMMIMAVPVTDVFGDFLGTLIADLNLKFMWDLMGRIRIGENGVAYVVEKQGYLIAYRDIAPVLKGDNLSHLREVDIFVKEKTSASDISPRISRGINNKLVIASHVPLSSPEWAVIVELPILEAYQPVVMTLILSGSVMLLSLILAVISGLFLSRRLTKPVIELRDAAKKIGKGQLSLEIDIQSNNEIGELAKSFSLMMNDLKTTTVSRDALEKEVAERKQVEKVLLESEQKMKAILMASPIGIGLINNGRLEWANETLFTMSGYEERSLLGKNISILFVSDAEYERVEKGLFTDNKGDAVNIETQWVKKTGAVVDCILGACALDSKDLSKGMILTVIDISESKELHSKLMRAQKMEVIGTLAAGVAHDLNNILGGVVSYPELLTLDMPDTNPLKGPLLTIKKAGEKAAAIVQDLLTLARRGVSVNEVLNLNTIISEFLKSPECENILSFHPNIEVDINLDEGLLNILGSGFHLSKIIMNLVSNSAEAMPHGGRIQITTENQYLDTPVSGYENIKEGEYVTLTVSDTGEGIPEADLIKIFEPFYTKKKMGRSGTGLGMTVVWGTVKDHKGYVDIRSAENRGTTIRLYFPASRENMAANKSSMPIDLYRAKGESILIVDDVEEQRIILSRILEKLGYRVTAASGGEEAIEYMKNNSADLVVLDMIMEPGINGLETYKQILEIHPGQKAVIASGFSETEHVRETLRLGASAYIKKPYNIEKIGLAIKDALAR; this is encoded by the coding sequence TTGTCAGTAAACAAAAAATCAGAAAAATTCAGAAGCCTTGCGGTAACACTGGCCACAGGGTTTTCTGTGCTGACCATGGCGGCCCTTGTTATTGCCACTACTCTGCAGATGTTTTTCAGCTTTCATGCACAACAAAAAATCATCCTGACAAATCAAAAACTTATAGCTAAGGATGCGGCAAACGCCGTTGAATTTTTTATACAAGAGAAATTAACCAAACTGGAATCCACCTCAAGACGCAGAAATATGCCGATTACCCCCAAAAAGGCCCAGGAACCAACCCTTGAAAGATTAATGGGGCTTGAACCGGCATTTCGCCAGTTGATACTTTTTGACTCAAAAAGAGAAGAGATAGCAAGGATATCCCGTATTACAAAAATCGCCTCTGCCCAGCCTGAGCATTTTAACAGGGATGAACTGTTTCAAAAAACGAAAAACAATCAGACCTATATCGGCCCTGTATATATCGATGAAACAACAAGTGAACCCATGATGATCATGGCAGTGCCTGTAACAGATGTATTTGGCGATTTTCTTGGCACACTGATAGCTGACTTGAATCTGAAATTCATGTGGGACCTGATGGGAAGGATCAGGATCGGTGAAAATGGCGTAGCCTACGTGGTGGAAAAGCAGGGGTACCTGATCGCATATCGGGATATAGCCCCTGTATTAAAGGGAGATAACCTCTCTCATCTCAGGGAGGTGGATATCTTTGTAAAAGAAAAGACCTCTGCATCTGATATATCACCCAGGATATCACGTGGCATTAACAATAAGCTTGTAATAGCAAGCCATGTCCCGCTTTCATCACCAGAATGGGCTGTTATTGTTGAGCTGCCGATCCTGGAGGCATATCAGCCTGTGGTAATGACCCTTATACTCTCAGGATCTGTCATGCTCCTGAGCCTTATACTGGCGGTAATATCAGGTCTATTCCTGTCAAGAAGGCTTACAAAACCTGTTATAGAACTCAGGGATGCGGCAAAAAAGATTGGCAAAGGCCAACTATCACTTGAGATAGATATCCAATCCAATAATGAGATCGGTGAACTTGCAAAAAGTTTCAGCCTGATGATGAATGACCTGAAAACCACAACCGTATCAAGGGATGCCCTTGAAAAGGAGGTGGCAGAACGAAAGCAGGTAGAAAAGGTGCTGCTGGAAAGCGAGCAGAAGATGAAGGCAATCCTTATGGCCTCGCCTATAGGGATCGGTCTCATAAACAATGGAAGACTTGAATGGGCGAATGAAACACTCTTCACCATGTCGGGTTATGAAGAAAGATCCCTGCTTGGAAAAAACATATCTATACTCTTTGTAAGTGATGCAGAATATGAGCGCGTAGAAAAGGGACTTTTTACAGATAATAAAGGTGATGCTGTCAATATTGAAACACAATGGGTGAAAAAAACCGGCGCCGTGGTTGACTGTATTTTAGGCGCCTGCGCCCTTGATTCAAAAGATCTTTCAAAGGGTATGATACTCACTGTGATAGATATATCTGAATCAAAGGAGTTGCACTCAAAACTCATGCGCGCCCAGAAGATGGAGGTAATAGGCACACTGGCAGCAGGAGTGGCCCATGACCTGAACAATATACTGGGTGGTGTAGTTAGCTACCCTGAACTTTTAACACTGGACATGCCTGACACAAACCCCCTTAAAGGTCCGCTCCTTACAATAAAAAAGGCGGGTGAAAAGGCAGCCGCAATCGTACAGGACCTTCTTACACTTGCAAGAAGAGGGGTTTCTGTAAACGAGGTTTTAAACCTTAACACCATAATCAGCGAGTTTTTAAAAAGCCCTGAGTGTGAAAACATCCTCTCCTTTCACCCGAATATCGAGGTGGATATTAACCTTGATGAGGGGCTATTAAATATACTGGGGTCAGGTTTTCACCTCTCAAAGATAATCATGAACCTTGTATCCAACAGCGCAGAGGCCATGCCTCATGGAGGAAGGATTCAGATAACAACAGAAAATCAATACCTGGACACGCCTGTTTCAGGCTATGAAAATATAAAAGAGGGGGAGTATGTTACACTCACTGTATCTGATACAGGGGAAGGCATTCCTGAGGCAGATCTCATCAAGATTTTTGAACCCTTTTATACAAAAAAGAAGATGGGTAGAAGCGGCACCGGTTTAGGTATGACCGTTGTATGGGGCACAGTTAAAGACCACAAAGGGTATGTTGATATCAGGAGTGCAGAAAACAGGGGAACAACTATCAGGCTCTATTTTCCGGCAAGCAGGGAGAATATGGCAGCAAATAAATCCTCCATGCCAATTGATCTATATAGAGCAAAAGGTGAATCCATACTGATTGTTGATGATGTAGAAGAGCAGAGGATAATCCTCTCCAGGATATTGGAAAAACTGGGATACAGGGTAACTGCGGCTTCCGGCGGTGAGGAGGCCATAGAATATATGAAAAACAACTCTGCTGATCTTGTTGTCCTTGATATGATCATGGAACCGGGGATCAATGGCCTTGAAACATATAAACAGATACTTGAAATACACCCTGGCCAGAAGGCGGTTATAGCAAGCGGGTTTTCAGAAACAGAACATGTAAGAGAGACATTACGACTCGGCGCCTCTGCATATATCAAAAAGCCCTATAATATAGAAAAAATAGGACTCGCAATCAAAGATGCCCTGGCAAGGTAA
- a CDS encoding MerR family transcriptional regulator, whose amino-acid sequence MNEMSLDRQMFTIKELSEKLDIPKPTIRFWEKELEGIIVPLRSNGGQRRYNESHIPLFEQIKRLRNAGRSISQVKEYFNNRNRTTNSPESEIDMLTKRISDLVKMEVTKFLGIK is encoded by the coding sequence ATGAATGAAATGTCTCTTGACAGGCAAATGTTTACAATCAAGGAGCTGAGTGAAAAACTCGATATCCCAAAGCCTACCATCAGGTTCTGGGAAAAGGAGCTTGAGGGGATTATTGTTCCATTAAGGAGCAACGGTGGCCAGAGAAGATACAACGAGTCTCATATCCCTCTGTTTGAGCAGATAAAAAGGCTGAGAAATGCAGGCAGGAGTATCTCACAGGTTAAGGAATATTTTAATAATAGAAACAGGACAACAAACTCACCTGAGAGCGAGATAGATATGCTCACAAAAAGGATCTCTGACCTGGTTAAAATGGAAGTAACAAAATTCTTAGGTATAAAATGA